The genomic region TGGGAAGAGCGCCAATGACGTCTCCCAAACCACCTGTTTTTGAAAAGGGTGCACCCTCTGCTGCTACAAATAAAATTTTCATGAATGAATATCCTCTGTTACTTTAGCACCTTTCTTAACGACGACTGGATGTTCTGCAGTTCCACGGATCACAACTCCATCCGCAACTTCAACACCCTTGTCCAAGATAGCATATTCTACCTGAGCTCCTTCTCCAATAACAACACGAGGGAATAAGATGCTATCTTTAACCAAGCTATCCTTATGGACATGAATATTACGTGATAAAACAGAATTAGCCACTTGACCTTCAATAATACTACCAGAGGCAAACTGAGAAGTGCTTACCTTGGATGTATTAGCATAATAAGTTGGCTCTTCGTTTTTGACCTTTGTATAAATCTTTTGATTTGGTGAGAAGAGAGAGTAGAATTTTTGTGATTCAAGCATATCTTTGTTAGCTTTGTAATAAGACTCTACAGAGTGAATGTTGGCTAGGTAGCCTGTGTACTCGTAGGCAAAAGCCCCTTCTTTTGCAGCCAAATCCCGTAAAACATAGCGCAACTTCTCTGGATGTTCTTTTTTAGCTTCTTCTTCCAAGCGTTCTATCAACCAAGGTGTATCAACGACAAAGATATCTGTAGACATGTTATAGATTTGATCTGGTAACTTGCTATCAAAGAGTTTATGAGAACGAACATGGTCTGTTTCATCCACTTCCAAGATTGCGTTTACTTCTGAAATGTCTTTCTTAGATAGTTTTTTATAAACTACAGTGATAGGCTCTTTTGTTGTACTATGTAGATGGAAAACTTGGTTCAAATCAATATTAATCAAAACATCACAGTTAAGTGAAACTGTTTGGTTTGAGCCAGAACGTTTCAAATAAGTAAGAAGCTGTTGGTAGTATTCTTTTCCAACTGTACTACTTTCCACACGGGTATTGTAAATACCTAGATAGTAGTGGCTAAGAAGAGTTGACAATCCCCACTCACGACCAGAACGGATATGGTCAAAGACTGAGCTAATATTATCTTGTTGGAAAATACCAAAGATACTACGGACACCAGCATTAGCAAGACTTGAAAGTGGGAAGTCGATCAAGCGATATTTACCACCGAAAGGCAAACTAGCCACTGGACGATGGTCTGTCAGTGTTGACATATCATGAAAACCAACTGTGTTTCCTAAAATGGCAGAATATTTATCAATCTTCATCTGTTGCTACCCCCACTACTTCATCATATCCTACAACCTGTACTTCTTCTGTCCCATCAATTTCGACACCATCAGAAATAACTGCACCTTCACCAATAATGGCACGTTTGATTTTAGCTCCCTGACCGACAATTGCACCACTCATGATAACTGAATCTACTACTTCTGCCCCTTCGCGAACTTGCGCACCTGTTGAGAGGATAGAATGTTTAACAGTTCCATCTACGAAACAGCCATCGACAACCAAGGAATCTTCCACATGAGCATTTGCCCCAAGGAAGTTTGGTGGTGAAATTAAGTTTCTTGAGTAAATCTTCCATTGACGGTTACGGCTATCTAAGGCATTTTCTGGAGAAATATACTCCATGTTCGCTTCCCAAAGAGACTCAATTGTACCAACGTCTTTCCAGTAACCATTAAATTCATAGGCATAGACACTTTCACCTGACTCAAGGTAGTTTGGAATAACATTTTTACCGAAGTCTGACATATCGACTTTGCTCTTTTCAGCAACAATAAGCATATTGCGGAGACGTTGCCAATCAAAGATATAGATTCCCATAGAAGCTTTGGTAGATTTAGGTTGAGCTGGTTTTTCTTCAAATTCAACAATACGATTGTTTGCATCTGTATTCATGATACCAAAACGGCTAGCTTCCTTAAGAGGAACATCAAGAACTGCTACTGTCAAACTAGCATTATTATCCTTGTGAGACTGGAGCATATCATCATAATCCATTTTGTAGATATGGTCCCCAGATAGAATCAAAACATACTCAGGGTTTACACTGTCGATATAATCAATATTTTGGTAAATGGCGTGGCTAGTCCCCTCAAACCAACGATTTCCTTCACTTGCAGAATAAGGTTGAAGAATAGAGACACCAGAATTGATACCATCTAGTCCCCAGCTTGAACCATTACCAATATGGTTATTGAGAGCAAGTGGTTGGTACTGTGTAATGACTCCAACATTGTTGATGCCTGAGTTGGCACAGTTTGAAAGAGCAAAGTCAATGATACGGTAGCGCCCACCAAATTGCACAGCTGGTTTTGCGATGCTTTGAGTAAGTTTACCGAGACGAGTTCCTTGCCCACCAGCAAGAATCAAAGCTAACATTTCATTCTTCATTTTCTACTCCTTTTTGGTTTTTACTTGTGACGGTTTTAGTAGGTTTCAAGCGACGTTTGATTTTCCAAACACTTGCTCCCATAGCCGGTAGGGTAAAGGTCAAGGTCTGCTCATAATCTTTCCATAGCCCTTCTTGCGTTTGCACAGTTTGATTATGTTCTTTCCAAACGCCTCCCCACTCTTCTAACTCAGTATTCCAGACTTCTTCGTAAATCCCTGCAACAGGAAGTCCGATTGTAAAATCTTTTCGTTCAACAGGTGCCATATTAAAGATACAGACTAACATATCATCCTTCTTACCCTTACGGATGAAGGAAAGAACACTCTGGTCTCGATTATCCGCATCGATGATTTCAATACCATCATAGCTGGTATCAATTTCCCACAGACAGCGGTGGTCTTTGTAAAACTGGTTTAGCTGAGAAGTGAAATACTTCATCTTAGCATTCATTGGATCTTCTAGGTTAGACCATTCCAACTGCTCTTCAGATTTCCATTCTAGGAATTGGCCGTATTCGCTACCCATAAAGAGCAATTTCTTACCAGGGTGACAAATTTGGTAAGTGTAGAGATTACGTAAGCCTGCAAATTGATTGTAGCGATCTCCCCACATCTTGTGCATCATACTCTTCTTGCCATGAACCACTTCATCGTGCGAGAATGGTAGGAGATAGTTTTCATTGAAAACATACATAAAGCTGAAAGTCACCAGATTAAAGTCATATTTACGGTAAATCGGATCTTCTTCGTAGAATCGGAGGATATCATTCATCCAGCCCATATTCCACTTGTAGTCAAATCCTAGACCATCTGAATCCTTAGTGTCAGTAATCTGAGTAGCTGATGAACTTTCTTCTGCAATCATCATCACATCTGGATGAGCTAGTTTAATCACATTATTTAAGCGTTGAAGGAAATAATAGCCTTCATAGTTGAGATTGCCACCATCTTTATTAGGTGTCCATGGAGCATCATCGTAGTCAAGATAGAGCATATTGCTAACGGCATCTACGCGAATACCATCTAGATGGTAAAAGTCAATCCAAAACTTGATACTAGAAATCAAAAAGGACTGGACTTCATTCTTTCCAAGGTCAAAATTGAGAGCTCCCCAACCGTAGTTATGAGCCTTATTATGGTCTTGGTATTCAAAAGTCGGTGTTCCATCATAATAGGCCAAGGCATCATCATTGATAGTAAAGTGACCAGGTACCCAGTCTACAATAACGCCTATATTGTTTAAGTGACATTCCTCAACAAAATCTTGAAATTCTTCAGGACGACCATAGGCATGCTCTAGAGCAAAGTAACCCATAAGCTGATAGCCCCAACTCAAACCTAGTGGGTGAGACATCAGGGGCATAAACTCAATGTGAGTATAATTCATCTCAACCAAGTAAGGAATAAGTTCATCTTTCAATTGAGCAAAACTATAGGGGCTGCCATCCGGATTTCTCTTCCAAGAGCCAGCATGAGCCTCATAAATATTGACAGGACGCTCTTCAAAGCTCAAGCGTTTTCTACGGGCTAGCCAGAGGCCATCCTTCCATTTCTTTTCTGGAATATCTGTTAAAATAGCCCCAGTACCAGGTCGTGCCTCATATCGAACAGCCAAAGGGTCAATCTTCATCAGTTGATGACCATTTGCACGCGTGATATGGTACTTATAAATTTGGCCTTCTTGAGCAAGACTGGTAAAGACTTCCCAGACTCCAAATTCATTCCGTTCCATCGGAATTTGATTTTCAACCCAATTGGTGAAATCCCCTACCAAGTGAACAGCCTGAGCATTAGGCGCCCACACACGAAAAGTATAGCCATACTCTCCATTTTTTTCTTCCCTATGAGCTCCCAGATAGTGCTGGAGGTGAAAATTTTCACCTGTCATAAAGGTTTCTAAAGCATTATTCTTATCCATACACCCTCCTATTTCTGTAAGCGTTTTCTATAGATTTATTATACTACCTTTTTAGGGAAGATTCAAGTAAATTACGGAATTTGCAAAAAAATCTTTTGAAAGTCTTCAACAAATTCACTGATGTGTTCACTTGTAAATCAAGAAATTTTCAGAAACGCTTTGAAAACGAATTGTTTTTTTATAATACTATCATAAAGTTCGTTATTTAGCTAACAAAAATATAATTTTAAGTAAAAAAATAAATCAGGAAACGAATCTCCTGATTTTACATTTCATTTCACATCAAAAACAATGGATTTGACATTTGTCATCGCTTCAATACTATATTTAATTCCTTGCACTCCAGCGCCAGAACCTTTGACACCAAGGAATGGGAAATTATCTGGACCACGCTGGGTTTTATTATTTATATGAACTGTACCCACTTCAAGTTTTTCAGCAATTTCAAATGCTTTTTTGAAATCATTTGTAAAGACTGAGGATTGAAGGCCGAATTCAGATTCGTTGGCAAAGGCAATGGCTTCCTCTACACTAGCCACACGGATAATTGGTAAAACAGGACCAAATGGCTCTTCCCATGCCACTTTGATATCTTTTGTAACTTGGTCAAAAAGCACTGGCCATAGAAGATTGCCTTCGCGTTTGATTGGTGTAAGAGCCTGAGCACCTTTTTCTTGTGCATCATCAATCAAGCCCCAAATAAAGTCTGCTGAAGCATTGTCGATAACTGGTGTGATATCAGCATTGTCGAATGGATCGCCAACTGTTAATTTAGTAACCTCTGCTTGAAGCAAAGCAGCTAGTGTATCTGCTACACTTTCGATAACAATAACACGTTTAATGGCTGTGCAACGTTGACCTGAATAGCTAAAGGCACCCGCAACAATTTGCTTGGCAGCATGTTCCAAATCTGCATCTTCTAGTACTAAGGCTGCATCTTTCCCACCAAGCTCCAACATGATTGGACGCATACCAGCTAAACGACCAATACGTTCTCCGATAGGAGTTGAACCTGTAAAGTTGATGAAGTTGACTTCTTTGTGTTCAATGATATAATCCCCAATTTCTGAACCACGACCCGTAATGGTATTGAAAACACCAGCCGGAATCCCTGCTTCTTCAAACGCTTTAGCCAACAAGAGCCCAGAAATAGAACCTTGTGTTGGTGGCTTAAACATGACTACATTCCCTGCAATCAAGGCAGGTGCAATTTTAGAAGCAGATAAATTAACTGGATAATTAAAGGGAGCGATAGCCAGCACGACACCAACTGGCTCGCGACGAACAACGGCCAATTTATTTTTACTTGCTGCTTCAAAACCGCCACCTTCCATTGCTTGTCCAGTGATACGGAGACCTTCCTCAGCAGCATAGCGAATCAAGTCTGCGGTACGCACCACTTCTCCAATAGCTGCTTTAATTCCCTTTGCCACTTCTTTGGCAAGTATAGTACCAATTTCTTCCTTATCACGTTCTAAAATAGCTGCTGTTTTGTGCAAATAAGCCGCACGTTCAACTGCTGATAAAGCTCGCCAAGCTGGCAGGGCTGCACGCGCAGCTTTCATAGCCTCATCTACTTCTGCCTGAGTCATAGCTGGAACAGTCCCTAATTCTTCTTGGTTTATTGGTGAATAAATCGTAATTTCTTTTTCAGCTGATTTCCATTTTCCATTTACTAAATTCTGATATCTTGTCAAATTCTCGTCCTCCTGAAAATGATTAAGATATATTTTACCAAATTTTCAGAAAATTACAACCCTTTTTGCAATTTTTTTGAGATTATTTTCACAAGCTTGGTTTTTCAAACTATTTGAAACTTGATTCTAATCTTCATTGAAAACTTATAAATGATAAAAAGGATTAGACAATCTAACCCTTTTTAGTTTATGCATTTAAGAGAGTACTTTTAGCACTGCGACACTAGTATCATCAATGACATTTTCTTGTTTCGAACGACTATTGGTCACAAGCATTTCTAGATTTCCTGCATTTTCAAAGTATAAGGAAGTTCCCTTGGCATTGAATACTACCAATAGATGTTCTGGCCCCCCGTGAATCTCGTAAACAATCCATCCGCTATTTTCTGCAGCTGTGTGAACAAAGACATGACGGTAAACTTCTTCGTATGTAGGATAAGAAAAGGCGCTAGTCTGTGTTTTCAGTCGAATAATTTGACGGACAAAGTCAATGCTTTCTTGTCTTTCATTGATTAAATCCCAGTTTATTTGGTTAACACTGTCAGGAGCGTTGTAACTATTCATAGCACGTTCTCGGTCTGCCGAAGTGAGTTGTCCATGTTCACCCGTCGGAATTAATTTGGTTCGACCAAATTCTTGGCCAATTTCCATAAAGGACATTCCTTGCATGAGAAGGTTCATTGCTGTCGCTGTCTCAACCTTGCGCATAATCTGGTCTGAACTTTGATCAGGATGAAGAGTCGCCAACAAATCATGAAGATTGTAATTGTCATGGGCTTCAACATAGTTGAGAACCTGGTTTGGACTGAGATAAGAACCCAATTCTCGGCTACCAAGAATGGCCTTGGCAATGATTGGTTCAGTGGCTGCACCACTTACAAATCCTGACTTGATTGCACCATAAACTTCTCCTCCTTTGACCGCATCACGCTGATTATCATTGAAGAATCCGATATTTGGCATTTGGTAGGCATTATCCTTCTTGGCCTTATCATAAGTTGCAAGACCTGTTCCCATATCCCAGCCTTCTCCATAAGTGATAATACAGGGATCAACCTCATCTAGCGCCCAACGAATCGCTTGCATGGTTTTGACATCATGAATACCCATCAAGTCAAAACGGAAGCCGTCAATATTGTATTCCTGTACCCAGTATAGAAGAGAATCAATCATGTACTTGCGGAACATTTCGTGTTCACTGGCTGTTTCATTTCCAACACCTGTTCCATTCTGGAAGGTACCGTCTGGATTCATACGATAGTAGTAATCAGGGACAGTTGTTTGGAAAGGTGCATCAACCGTTGAAAAGGTGTGATTATAAACCACGTCCATAATGACACCAATCCCCGCATCGTGATAGGCTTGAACCATGGTCTTCAAATCACGAATGACCTGCCCTGGATCATCTGGATTACTAGAAAAACTTGGTTCTGGTGCATTGTAGTTTTGAGGGTCATAACCCCAGTTATAGGTTACATTTCCATCCTCATCGTATTCCTTATGGCGATCAAAGATAGGCTGGAGTTGAACATAGTTGCAGCCAAGTTCTTTGATATAGTCAAAGGCGGTTGCTTGTCCGAATTGGTTTACAGTTCCAGTCTGGGCAGCACCAAGGAAGGTTCCACGGAGATGCTCTGCAACTCCAGAGGTCGGAGATTTGGTTAAATCTCGGATATGCATTTCACAGATAACTGCTTTACATGGATTTTCCAAACGCCAAGGCGCTTCTGTTCCATGTTTGACCACAAATCCTTCTACTTGTCTGTCTTGATGAGAAAGAATTACGGAACGTTTGCCGTCAGGACTTGTGGCAATCGTGTAAGGATCTCTCGTCACAGTCTGGTGGTGAGGAAAGTCAATCTGATACTGATAAGCCTTGCCAGCAAGATTTTCATCTAAGTCTAGACTCCAAACACCAATGGTATTGTACTTATGACTGTATGAATAGCTATTACCACGCTCTAGATTAAAGGTTTTCCAAATCGGAGCGTCGTTGCTGGTATTTTCGTAGACAACCACCTGTACAGCAGTAGCCGTAGGAGCCCAAAGTTTAAAGCTAGTCTGATAATCTGAAAGACTGTAACCTAGTTCTCCTTGGTAGCCCCAGTGGTGATCAAAACTAGCGCTATGTATTGCTCTATCAAAAGCAAATGGATTTTGATCTTTGTAGTAAGGACTAGCAATGGCTGGGTTTTCAGAATAATAAACAGTCTCGTCGCCCTCTAAAATCCAAACTTCTGTCAGAAGCGGATAGTAGTTATAACGCACGGAATATTCCTTAACTGTCCCATCAATCTCGACAGAAAACTTCAGGTTTTCTAACTTTTCTTGACTTGTAACTGTGAAGGAGAACTTTGCTCCAAAAAAGTTATTTTCATAATACAATTTTTCAACATTGTCCGCCTGTTTTCTACTAAATGAACAGGCTGCATAATCCCCGTTTTTTCGATGAAAATGGATGACTACAGGGTAATTAAACATTTCTTTTCCTAATTTCTAATTTTAATTTAATTTTTTATGTGGTGCTGATAGAT from Streptococcus mitis NCTC 12261 harbors:
- the glgD gene encoding glucose-1-phosphate adenylyltransferase subunit GlgD; this encodes MKIDKYSAILGNTVGFHDMSTLTDHRPVASLPFGGKYRLIDFPLSSLANAGVRSIFGIFQQDNISSVFDHIRSGREWGLSTLLSHYYLGIYNTRVESSTVGKEYYQQLLTYLKRSGSNQTVSLNCDVLINIDLNQVFHLHSTTKEPITVVYKKLSKKDISEVNAILEVDETDHVRSHKLFDSKLPDQIYNMSTDIFVVDTPWLIERLEEEAKKEHPEKLRYVLRDLAAKEGAFAYEYTGYLANIHSVESYYKANKDMLESQKFYSLFSPNQKIYTKVKNEEPTYYANTSKVSTSQFASGSIIEGQVANSVLSRNIHVHKDSLVKDSILFPRVVIGEGAQVEYAILDKGVEVADGVVIRGTAEHPVVVKKGAKVTEDIHS
- the pulA gene encoding type I pullulanase, translated to MFNYPVVIHFHRKNGDYAACSFSRKQADNVEKLYYENNFFGAKFSFTVTSQEKLENLKFSVEIDGTVKEYSVRYNYYPLLTEVWILEGDETVYYSENPAIASPYYKDQNPFAFDRAIHSASFDHHWGYQGELGYSLSDYQTSFKLWAPTATAVQVVVYENTSNDAPIWKTFNLERGNSYSYSHKYNTIGVWSLDLDENLAGKAYQYQIDFPHHQTVTRDPYTIATSPDGKRSVILSHQDRQVEGFVVKHGTEAPWRLENPCKAVICEMHIRDLTKSPTSGVAEHLRGTFLGAAQTGTVNQFGQATAFDYIKELGCNYVQLQPIFDRHKEYDEDGNVTYNWGYDPQNYNAPEPSFSSNPDDPGQVIRDLKTMVQAYHDAGIGVIMDVVYNHTFSTVDAPFQTTVPDYYYRMNPDGTFQNGTGVGNETASEHEMFRKYMIDSLLYWVQEYNIDGFRFDLMGIHDVKTMQAIRWALDEVDPCIITYGEGWDMGTGLATYDKAKKDNAYQMPNIGFFNDNQRDAVKGGEVYGAIKSGFVSGAATEPIIAKAILGSRELGSYLSPNQVLNYVEAHDNYNLHDLLATLHPDQSSDQIMRKVETATAMNLLMQGMSFMEIGQEFGRTKLIPTGEHGQLTSADRERAMNSYNAPDSVNQINWDLINERQESIDFVRQIIRLKTQTSAFSYPTYEEVYRHVFVHTAAENSGWIVYEIHGGPEHLLVVFNAKGTSLYFENAGNLEMLVTNSRSKQENVIDDTSVAVLKVLS
- the glgB gene encoding 1,4-alpha-glucan branching protein GlgB — protein: MDKNNALETFMTGENFHLQHYLGAHREEKNGEYGYTFRVWAPNAQAVHLVGDFTNWVENQIPMERNEFGVWEVFTSLAQEGQIYKYHITRANGHQLMKIDPLAVRYEARPGTGAILTDIPEKKWKDGLWLARRKRLSFEERPVNIYEAHAGSWKRNPDGSPYSFAQLKDELIPYLVEMNYTHIEFMPLMSHPLGLSWGYQLMGYFALEHAYGRPEEFQDFVEECHLNNIGVIVDWVPGHFTINDDALAYYDGTPTFEYQDHNKAHNYGWGALNFDLGKNEVQSFLISSIKFWIDFYHLDGIRVDAVSNMLYLDYDDAPWTPNKDGGNLNYEGYYFLQRLNNVIKLAHPDVMMIAEESSSATQITDTKDSDGLGFDYKWNMGWMNDILRFYEEDPIYRKYDFNLVTFSFMYVFNENYLLPFSHDEVVHGKKSMMHKMWGDRYNQFAGLRNLYTYQICHPGKKLLFMGSEYGQFLEWKSEEQLEWSNLEDPMNAKMKYFTSQLNQFYKDHRCLWEIDTSYDGIEIIDADNRDQSVLSFIRKGKKDDMLVCIFNMAPVERKDFTIGLPVAGIYEEVWNTELEEWGGVWKEHNQTVQTQEGLWKDYEQTLTFTLPAMGASVWKIKRRLKPTKTVTSKNQKGVENEE
- a CDS encoding glucose-1-phosphate adenylyltransferase, which produces MKNEMLALILAGGQGTRLGKLTQSIAKPAVQFGGRYRIIDFALSNCANSGINNVGVITQYQPLALNNHIGNGSSWGLDGINSGVSILQPYSASEGNRWFEGTSHAIYQNIDYIDSVNPEYVLILSGDHIYKMDYDDMLQSHKDNNASLTVAVLDVPLKEASRFGIMNTDANNRIVEFEEKPAQPKSTKASMGIYIFDWQRLRNMLIVAEKSKVDMSDFGKNVIPNYLESGESVYAYEFNGYWKDVGTIESLWEANMEYISPENALDSRNRQWKIYSRNLISPPNFLGANAHVEDSLVVDGCFVDGTVKHSILSTGAQVREGAEVVDSVIMSGAIVGQGAKIKRAIIGEGAVISDGVEIDGTEEVQVVGYDEVVGVATDED
- a CDS encoding NADP-dependent glyceraldehyde-3-phosphate dehydrogenase; this translates as MTRYQNLVNGKWKSAEKEITIYSPINQEELGTVPAMTQAEVDEAMKAARAALPAWRALSAVERAAYLHKTAAILERDKEEIGTILAKEVAKGIKAAIGEVVRTADLIRYAAEEGLRITGQAMEGGGFEAASKNKLAVVRREPVGVVLAIAPFNYPVNLSASKIAPALIAGNVVMFKPPTQGSISGLLLAKAFEEAGIPAGVFNTITGRGSEIGDYIIEHKEVNFINFTGSTPIGERIGRLAGMRPIMLELGGKDAALVLEDADLEHAAKQIVAGAFSYSGQRCTAIKRVIVIESVADTLAALLQAEVTKLTVGDPFDNADITPVIDNASADFIWGLIDDAQEKGAQALTPIKREGNLLWPVLFDQVTKDIKVAWEEPFGPVLPIIRVASVEEAIAFANESEFGLQSSVFTNDFKKAFEIAEKLEVGTVHINNKTQRGPDNFPFLGVKGSGAGVQGIKYSIEAMTNVKSIVFDVK